One Aliidiomarina minuta genomic region harbors:
- the drt3b gene encoding antiviral reverse transcriptase Drt3b has translation MPDLIKVDTNDKLRTLLTDVLPYELPLWFSNFSMYKRFNTRAHLNVYKSISGLDFKNDAGVYIPLDYLISRGGNKSRRAISIMHPVAQLKVCDFYFEYDDLIEYYCTKSKYSLRHPYRKSTKFYGKVRKGSKIVEGVEGVDEERIVSSSYFKYRKYPFLYRFFESYEYHKLEKKFHSMLQVDVSKCFPSIYTHSIGWAVKSKRLAKSKPRARGNFDGEFDNLMQLTNYRETNGIIIGPEVSRIFAEIILQKIDLNLVDRMKPSYQVSKDYDFRRYVDDYFVFFRSENVKRAFTKALESSLLEYKMYLNEAKTTIVSRPFATEISLAKHSLSHYVGEYFDLRYQEKGTDAESILKLKGSSYKANKTIAEIKMALAGHKVEYSSISNYLFSAITKRMIVYLSKVEKLEVKEEFHLNWLLVDLDVLFFVHAMDIRIRPTDRLARSIHKLLGITSSWPLGQQKIIHKKIFDHVKQAINIFIEHVDDMAGLETLNLLIILTMLPSNYQLPEVKLKSYFGKLKDHSETNDFYFRWVTFMLYIEGKPGYHQLRNDLIDSASSYLRNSNDMFIDAEYFMFYFDYMSCPYIDKSIRKNMIEEVKAITSDNKKNPVQFNVNTQSKVVLNKDFIVSWRDPEYLKSSLEKKEYIFAYN, from the coding sequence ATGCCTGATCTAATTAAGGTGGACACAAATGATAAACTAAGAACATTGCTAACCGATGTGTTGCCCTATGAACTGCCCTTATGGTTCAGTAATTTCTCAATGTATAAGAGGTTTAATACTCGCGCGCATTTGAATGTTTATAAATCAATTTCTGGATTGGACTTTAAAAATGATGCTGGAGTGTACATTCCGTTAGACTACTTAATATCTCGAGGTGGTAATAAATCTCGGCGCGCTATATCAATTATGCACCCGGTCGCTCAGTTGAAAGTTTGTGACTTTTACTTTGAATATGATGATTTAATCGAATACTATTGCACAAAATCCAAGTATTCATTGAGGCACCCCTATAGAAAGTCGACCAAGTTTTACGGTAAGGTTCGAAAAGGGTCAAAAATAGTTGAAGGCGTTGAAGGTGTGGATGAGGAGCGAATAGTTTCAAGTTCTTACTTCAAATATAGAAAGTATCCTTTTTTGTATCGGTTCTTTGAATCCTATGAGTATCATAAGCTTGAAAAGAAATTTCATAGTATGCTTCAAGTCGATGTTTCTAAATGCTTCCCTAGCATATATACACATTCAATTGGTTGGGCTGTAAAAAGTAAAAGGTTAGCTAAGAGCAAACCAAGAGCGCGTGGTAATTTTGATGGAGAGTTCGACAATTTAATGCAGCTTACCAATTACCGTGAGACTAATGGGATTATTATAGGACCCGAAGTAAGCAGAATTTTTGCAGAGATAATTCTTCAGAAAATTGATTTAAATTTAGTAGATAGAATGAAGCCAAGTTATCAGGTTTCGAAAGACTATGATTTCAGACGCTATGTCGATGATTATTTCGTTTTTTTTCGATCTGAAAACGTAAAAAGAGCTTTCACAAAAGCTCTGGAATCCTCTCTTCTAGAATATAAGATGTATCTAAATGAGGCTAAAACAACGATAGTTTCAAGGCCTTTTGCCACTGAAATATCTTTGGCTAAACATTCCTTAAGTCATTATGTTGGTGAATATTTTGACTTGCGCTACCAAGAAAAAGGAACAGACGCTGAGTCGATTTTAAAATTAAAGGGCTCTAGCTACAAGGCAAATAAAACTATAGCTGAAATCAAAATGGCTTTGGCGGGCCATAAGGTAGAGTATAGTTCAATTTCTAACTATTTATTTAGCGCAATTACAAAGCGAATGATTGTGTATTTGTCAAAGGTAGAAAAGCTAGAGGTAAAAGAAGAGTTTCACTTGAACTGGCTATTGGTTGATCTGGACGTATTGTTTTTTGTTCATGCAATGGATATTCGAATAAGGCCAACCGACCGGCTGGCTCGTTCAATTCATAAGTTGCTCGGAATAACGTCGAGTTGGCCTTTAGGTCAACAGAAAATAATACACAAGAAGATTTTCGATCATGTTAAACAAGCAATTAATATATTTATTGAACATGTGGATGATATGGCTGGGCTAGAAACCTTAAACTTGCTAATTATATTAACTATGTTACCATCAAATTACCAGCTACCGGAAGTTAAGCTGAAGAGTTACTTTGGTAAATTAAAAGATCATTCAGAAACGAATGACTTCTATTTTCGTTGGGTTACGTTTATGCTTTATATTGAAGGTAAGCCTGGTTATCATCAATTAAGAAATGATCTTATTGATTCCGCGAGTAGTTACTTGCGGAATAGTAATGACATGTTTATAGATGCTGAATATTTTATGTTCTATTTTGACTATATGTCTTGTCCCTATATAGATAAATCTATTAGAAAAAACATGATAGAGGAAGTTAAAGCTATCACTTCCGATAACAAAAAAAATCCGGTACAGTTCAATGTGAATACGCAAAGTAAGGTTGTACTTAACAAGGATTTTATAGTTAGCTGGAGGGATCCAGAGTACTTAAAAAGTAGTCTAGAGAAGAAAGAATATATTTTTGCTTATAACTAG
- a CDS encoding sensor histidine kinase, whose protein sequence is MKNSAFAVWLGVFTLAIVILVVSVINAHKMPGPAVMLLLALIVLTALHMVWRQFQLQQNQISAALKSLINQDSDVKLANAPDMQALLEEVQQAISQNRTAAEVQANYLKALVAQLDIGVVEFDHEGHIVNSNPAAERLVSLDFIHAWRAFTSGRSHHAGLSYRDNLNRLHELLHNGKSNARGELIWHYPNRKETFLYSKIQGFIGGQPRTLLTLQSIEKQMVAQEVKAYQQLVKVLTHEVANSITPMVSLTQSAQGFADRLEPASPENAEQLQDLQEALTTVARRGQHLTEFMNSFKALSQTVNARLTTTKLAESVNEVLRLMADKTEGVKLSIDIPETLDVTIDPALFEQVLINLLTNAVEATSEQSKGHITITATQSGEHSYLDITDNGPGIHDHTAASIFVPFFTTKTQGSGIGLPLARSLMLSQGGDLVLCSQGGSQSEEIGARFRVVFG, encoded by the coding sequence ATGAAAAACTCAGCATTCGCTGTGTGGCTGGGCGTATTTACCCTGGCGATCGTCATCCTGGTGGTCAGTGTCATCAATGCACACAAAATGCCAGGTCCTGCCGTTATGCTGCTACTGGCACTTATTGTACTGACAGCATTGCATATGGTGTGGCGGCAATTCCAACTGCAGCAAAACCAGATCAGTGCAGCACTCAAATCACTGATTAACCAGGACTCCGATGTGAAACTCGCGAATGCCCCGGACATGCAAGCGCTATTAGAGGAAGTGCAACAGGCTATCAGCCAGAACCGCACGGCCGCGGAAGTGCAGGCGAACTATTTAAAAGCTTTGGTCGCGCAACTGGATATAGGGGTTGTTGAGTTTGATCATGAAGGGCATATCGTCAATTCCAACCCGGCGGCCGAGCGCCTGGTGAGCCTTGATTTTATTCACGCCTGGCGGGCTTTCACATCCGGGCGCAGTCATCACGCCGGGCTCAGCTACCGCGATAACCTGAACCGCCTGCATGAGTTATTACATAACGGCAAAAGCAACGCCCGGGGCGAACTTATATGGCACTACCCCAACCGCAAAGAAACTTTTTTGTATTCCAAGATACAGGGTTTTATCGGCGGACAACCACGCACCCTGCTCACCCTGCAAAGCATCGAAAAACAAATGGTGGCCCAGGAAGTGAAAGCCTATCAGCAACTGGTCAAAGTACTGACCCACGAAGTGGCCAACTCCATCACCCCCATGGTCTCGCTCACTCAAAGCGCACAGGGTTTTGCTGACCGGCTAGAGCCCGCCAGCCCTGAAAATGCAGAGCAATTACAAGATCTGCAGGAAGCGCTTACTACCGTGGCACGTCGCGGCCAGCATCTGACCGAGTTTATGAATTCATTTAAAGCACTCAGCCAAACCGTCAACGCGCGGCTCACAACAACAAAACTTGCAGAGTCCGTAAACGAAGTGCTGCGACTGATGGCAGATAAAACAGAAGGCGTAAAACTAAGTATAGATATCCCCGAAACACTGGACGTCACCATAGACCCGGCCCTATTCGAACAGGTACTGATTAACCTGCTCACCAACGCCGTTGAAGCCACTTCAGAACAAAGCAAAGGACACATAACAATTACGGCGACACAAAGCGGAGAACACAGCTACCTGGACATCACCGACAACGGCCCCGGCATCCACGACCACACCGCCGCCAGCATCTTCGTGCCCTTCTTCACCACCAAGACACAAGGCAGCGGCATAGGCCTGCCTCTCGCCCGCTCTCTCATGCTCTCACAAGGCGGAGACTTAGTACTGTGCAGTCAGGGAGGGAGTCAATCGGAAGAAATTGGAGCGCGGTTTCGGGTGGTGTTTGGGTGA
- a CDS encoding TlpA family protein disulfide reductase, translating into MLFVLIIALTCLFIAALVYIVRRQQGKSAALPAVYTAMVGLALSGGVFTFVMQQGTQLPRAELVDMQQNTGELAEYFDGRPMVVNLWASWCPPCVREMPMLEEAENDHPDVRFVFINQREHPDLVTEFLTQHSLKLDTVLLDASGGFASAVGAHAMPTTLFFDADARLQKRFYGEVDQETLDEGLGLIRGGE; encoded by the coding sequence ATGTTGTTTGTTTTGATTATCGCCCTGACCTGCCTTTTTATTGCAGCTCTGGTTTATATTGTGCGTCGCCAGCAGGGTAAATCTGCTGCGCTGCCTGCGGTTTATACGGCAATGGTAGGGCTTGCTTTGTCTGGGGGTGTATTTACCTTTGTGATGCAGCAGGGGACTCAATTGCCTCGTGCTGAGCTGGTGGACATGCAACAGAATACCGGGGAGCTAGCAGAGTACTTCGACGGCCGCCCTATGGTGGTTAATTTATGGGCGAGCTGGTGTCCGCCCTGCGTGCGTGAGATGCCGATGCTGGAAGAGGCTGAGAACGACCATCCGGACGTGCGCTTTGTGTTTATTAATCAGCGCGAGCATCCTGATTTGGTGACGGAGTTTCTTACGCAGCATAGTCTGAAACTGGATACGGTATTGCTGGATGCCAGTGGTGGGTTTGCCTCAGCTGTTGGTGCTCATGCGATGCCTACGACGTTGTTTTTTGATGCGGATGCCAGGCTGCAGAAGCGGTTTTATGGTGAGGTTGACCAGGAAACACTTGATGAGGGGCTTGGGTTGATTCGGGGTGGGGAGTAG
- the drt3a gene encoding antiviral reverse transcriptase Drt3a has translation MLKQVFDREQLSKALTPNDIWQWNLLPDYGDVETAIAHTVQYWKSHDFVLSLLEEKKIKGKAVFIPSTMEDFFSIKLLDRFIRRIYKVRQSDRNRIIRQINTLLKDSGDYHVLRLDIKNCYETIPFQSLINKFESELILAPECIKMLNAISADLLGNHNMLGLPRGLSISPTLAELYLEELDKNIMSNPNVIYSARYVDDIIVLTPAGKQEKVQSDIVSAMTELGLSLNDNTEKYYSGPSKSAMFNYLGYLIKVESKKDKPNKVDLHISRSKLDKLKSRIMMVFLDHKKQRNILLLKRRIEYLCMLKSVRKSKNGDLLAGLANNYRYVTDEFDCLKTVDGFLCQQLSDPRFSLTQNEQAQVKRISIYGNTRKRNVGKFSKNQTLQIMRVWKNA, from the coding sequence ATGCTTAAACAAGTTTTTGATAGAGAACAACTCTCTAAAGCACTCACACCAAATGATATTTGGCAATGGAATTTATTGCCTGATTACGGTGATGTTGAAACAGCAATAGCTCATACTGTTCAGTACTGGAAGTCACATGATTTCGTCTTATCATTATTAGAGGAAAAGAAAATAAAAGGTAAGGCAGTCTTCATACCATCAACTATGGAAGATTTTTTTTCAATCAAGCTACTAGATAGATTTATTAGAAGGATTTATAAGGTCCGTCAGTCAGATCGTAATAGAATAATCAGACAAATAAACACGTTGTTAAAGGACTCTGGCGATTACCATGTTCTTCGACTAGATATAAAAAACTGCTATGAAACCATTCCATTTCAGAGTCTCATCAATAAATTTGAAAGCGAGCTTATTCTTGCTCCTGAATGTATCAAGATGCTAAATGCTATTTCTGCGGATCTATTAGGCAATCACAACATGCTAGGCTTACCTAGAGGGCTGTCGATAAGCCCTACACTTGCGGAGTTGTACTTAGAGGAGTTAGATAAAAATATAATGTCTAACCCTAACGTAATATATAGCGCCAGGTATGTTGATGACATCATTGTTTTGACTCCAGCAGGGAAGCAAGAGAAAGTACAAAGTGATATTGTAAGCGCTATGACTGAATTAGGATTGAGCCTTAACGACAATACTGAAAAGTACTATAGTGGCCCCTCAAAGTCTGCAATGTTTAATTACTTGGGTTATTTGATTAAGGTGGAAAGTAAGAAAGACAAACCAAATAAAGTAGACTTACATATATCTCGATCTAAATTAGACAAATTGAAGTCACGGATAATGATGGTATTTCTTGATCATAAGAAACAAAGAAACATTCTTCTCTTGAAAAGAAGAATTGAATATCTTTGTATGCTAAAAAGTGTAAGGAAAAGTAAGAACGGGGATTTATTGGCAGGTCTAGCAAATAACTATAGATATGTTACGGATGAGTTTGATTGCCTGAAAACCGTTGATGGCTTTCTATGTCAGCAATTATCTGATCCAAGATTTTCGCTTACTCAAAACGAGCAGGCGCAAGTTAAGAGAATATCGATATATGGTAATACAAGAAAAAGAAATGTGGGTAAGTTTAGTAAGAATCAGACGCTTCAAATAATGAGGGTTTGGAAAAATGCCTGA
- a CDS encoding SLATT domain-containing protein: MQKDNHLEELYDRVQKTASSRFFAHDRLKKHHAASLWTIAFFSIGLIVIPLVQTFGLDVRFSDNYISFIQVLLAIVILVISIMLNMSNFAVRADRIHKCGMVLNALARKIHGRIETVCSGEEFEALVHEYNNILQAYENHSRVDYLFTKRHMTNYYSVRWYQSIYYDFIYWIQFSTYAILITLVVAWIYMLIKIN, from the coding sequence ATGCAAAAGGATAATCATTTAGAAGAACTGTACGATCGAGTTCAGAAAACGGCCTCTAGTCGGTTTTTTGCACATGATCGATTAAAGAAACATCACGCTGCGTCGCTTTGGACTATAGCTTTTTTCTCTATCGGTCTGATCGTTATTCCTCTAGTACAGACTTTCGGCCTGGATGTTCGATTTTCTGATAACTATATAAGTTTTATTCAAGTTCTTCTGGCGATTGTTATTCTCGTTATCTCAATAATGCTTAATATGAGTAACTTTGCCGTGCGCGCAGACCGAATACATAAGTGTGGAATGGTTCTCAATGCGCTGGCTAGGAAAATTCATGGAAGAATAGAGACGGTTTGTAGTGGAGAAGAATTTGAAGCGCTTGTTCATGAATACAACAATATTCTACAAGCCTATGAGAATCACTCAAGGGTCGATTATCTTTTCACGAAACGTCACATGACGAATTACTATAGCGTACGTTGGTATCAGTCCATTTATTACGATTTTATTTATTGGATCCAATTTTCTACGTATGCGATTTTAATTACATTGGTAGTTGCGTGGATCTATATGTTGATAAAGATAAATTAA
- a CDS encoding bacteriophage abortive infection AbiH family protein, which yields MTKLYIIGNGFDLWHKLPTGYDRFYVFAKDMLDELEWFFSFDIVNKGPWCNFENSLGRFEWSQFYQAHNHIDIASDSFKPSLVYGLEDDLTEQSDHLVEGVREAFLNWISEIDVSVASPEVVFPKDSIFITFNYTSTLQTIYGISDERIFHIHGRAEISEELIFGHGETMEEEPELDEWGESNRTMFSDAEGAAKYPFYALKKPGNELLEKNQERFESLANISEIVVLGHSLNDIDLPYFSKVAEFASNARWLVCYYKEEEEGFLVEQLLRCGIQRESIRTSPCANL from the coding sequence ATGACGAAGCTTTACATTATAGGAAACGGATTTGACCTATGGCATAAACTTCCAACTGGTTACGATCGATTCTATGTCTTTGCTAAAGACATGCTTGATGAGCTTGAATGGTTCTTCTCGTTTGATATTGTTAATAAAGGGCCGTGGTGTAATTTTGAAAACTCCCTCGGTCGCTTTGAGTGGTCCCAGTTTTATCAAGCACATAACCATATAGACATAGCATCAGATAGTTTTAAGCCGAGTTTAGTGTATGGCTTGGAAGATGATCTTACTGAGCAATCTGATCATCTTGTGGAGGGGGTTAGAGAGGCTTTTCTAAATTGGATTTCAGAAATTGATGTCTCAGTTGCAAGCCCGGAAGTGGTTTTCCCTAAGGACTCTATTTTCATTACTTTTAATTATACGTCTACTCTTCAAACTATCTATGGAATAAGTGATGAAAGGATATTTCATATCCACGGGAGAGCGGAAATATCCGAAGAACTGATTTTTGGACACGGCGAAACCATGGAAGAGGAACCTGAACTAGATGAGTGGGGCGAAAGTAACCGAACGATGTTTTCTGATGCTGAAGGAGCAGCAAAATATCCATTTTACGCGCTTAAAAAGCCAGGTAATGAGCTGCTAGAGAAAAATCAAGAGCGATTTGAGTCTCTAGCAAACATTAGTGAAATTGTTGTGCTTGGCCACTCGTTAAATGATATTGATTTGCCTTATTTCAGTAAGGTAGCTGAGTTTGCATCAAACGCTAGGTGGTTAGTATGCTATTACAAAGAGGAGGAAGAAGGTTTCCTCGTTGAACAGCTACTAAGGTGCGGGATTCAACGAGAGAGTATTCGAACGTCCCCTTGTGCAAATCTATAA
- a CDS encoding efflux RND transporter periplasmic adaptor subunit: MDRQLEKKRFPVKKLGMAAVLIAISVVAVWQLNPSQSRLQSTLTLQDISVATVEPRVLRESISLRASAVPQQTVFLDLTDGGRVEERLVEQGSYVEKGDPLVQLSNTSLQLDLISREAQVTEQMNFLRNTQMTIETNHLNLQRDILDLKYQIQTLKRHIEQSEKLHARSMLSEEELTSLRQSLSYQQSLLELARQRQTTEEAIRELQLSQLEDSVDMLTRNLEFARQNVSNLLVRAPISGYLSEFNVETGESRGAGSRLGQIDLPERYKLVASIDEFYLNRVQLGMSASATIAGQTLDLKVDRIDSRVTSSQFQIEFYLTDDIRMTRGQSFNLTLHLEDGEKKSLAIPRGPFLQESGGHFVYVFDEDSRRAVRTPVRLGRQTPQWVEVLEGVSAGTRIITSSYRDFQQADSIQIQQ; the protein is encoded by the coding sequence ATGGACCGACAGTTAGAGAAAAAACGATTCCCCGTTAAAAAGCTTGGTATGGCAGCCGTGTTGATTGCCATAAGTGTCGTTGCTGTGTGGCAGCTGAACCCTTCACAGAGCCGCTTACAAAGCACGCTTACCCTACAGGACATCAGCGTTGCCACTGTTGAGCCGCGGGTACTGCGTGAAAGTATCAGCCTGCGTGCCAGCGCCGTTCCGCAGCAGACGGTCTTTCTTGATCTCACCGACGGTGGTCGTGTGGAGGAACGTCTGGTTGAGCAGGGCAGCTACGTGGAGAAAGGCGACCCACTGGTGCAACTGAGCAATACCAGTTTGCAGCTGGATCTTATTAGCCGCGAAGCCCAGGTCACCGAGCAGATGAATTTTTTGCGCAACACCCAGATGACCATAGAAACCAATCACCTCAACCTGCAGCGCGACATCCTGGATTTAAAATACCAGATCCAGACGTTGAAACGCCATATCGAGCAAAGCGAAAAATTGCATGCCCGTTCTATGCTCTCCGAAGAGGAGCTGACCAGCCTGCGTCAAAGTCTGAGCTACCAGCAAAGCCTGCTGGAACTGGCGCGTCAGCGTCAAACCACCGAAGAAGCCATTCGTGAACTGCAACTGAGTCAGCTTGAAGACAGCGTCGATATGCTGACCCGTAACCTCGAATTCGCCCGCCAGAATGTAAGTAACTTACTGGTGCGTGCGCCTATCAGTGGGTATTTGAGCGAGTTTAACGTCGAGACCGGCGAGTCCCGCGGCGCTGGTAGTCGCCTGGGTCAGATTGACTTACCCGAGCGCTACAAGCTGGTGGCCAGCATTGATGAGTTTTATCTCAACCGGGTGCAACTGGGCATGTCGGCCAGCGCAACTATTGCTGGTCAAACACTGGATTTAAAAGTGGATCGTATCGACAGCCGGGTTACCAGCAGCCAGTTCCAGATTGAGTTTTATCTTACCGACGACATACGCATGACCCGTGGACAGTCGTTCAACCTGACCCTGCACCTGGAAGATGGCGAAAAGAAGAGTCTGGCAATCCCACGCGGCCCCTTCCTGCAGGAAAGCGGTGGCCACTTTGTCTATGTGTTTGACGAGGATTCACGCCGTGCCGTGCGCACCCCAGTGCGCTTAGGGCGGCAGACTCCACAGTGGGTCGAAGTGTTAGAAGGCGTGTCTGCGGGCACCAGAATCATCACATCAAGCTATCGCGATTTTCAACAAGCCGATAGTATTCAGATACAACAATAA
- a CDS encoding DUF4177 domain-containing protein has protein sequence MEYKIVAVSDGWTTSSFSKEATKVANELAADGWKLTKMTHGWLGLLSPKLFLVFER, from the coding sequence ATGGAATATAAAATCGTCGCCGTTTCTGATGGCTGGACCACATCAAGCTTCTCAAAAGAAGCCACCAAAGTAGCAAACGAACTCGCCGCCGACGGATGGAAGCTCACCAAAATGACCCACGGCTGGCTTGGATTACTCTCCCCAAAGCTGTTCCTGGTGTTTGAACGGTAA
- a CDS encoding anti-phage deoxyguanosine triphosphatase gives MEQWVERQDSRKINSDTDHDYFYRIDQSRVINSLAFRRLQSKTQVHGVNESDFFRTRLTHSMEVAQIGNSITHRLKFLASRRVDDCLQWIPSTSLIETVCLAHDLGHPAFGHNGERTLNYFLHKDGGFEGNGQTFRILSKLGEYSNSYGYNLTRRTLLGVIKYPAIHSQLERQYPSSEAHLIDDISNWSPPKCIHDTEKDTLDWVLDPFSSKDKDLFTTPIEVKGKLKTKYKSFDTSIMECADDIAYGIHDLEDALVMGLLHREDVCQKLCKELEALSLFVSRNWNKPDRDYLSKKLKSGRLEDTKAAISSIIHVLILGTRIDKIEEFEDPLLHFQCTMDSERSEILDTFKAFVFKEVISQPYVQTLEFKGQKIIIDLFSALKSKPYSLLPPIVQEKITDELSVDRVIADYISSMTDTEACKLYQRLFTPEQGSIFAPLA, from the coding sequence ATGGAGCAGTGGGTAGAGCGGCAAGATTCACGTAAAATAAACTCGGATACAGATCATGATTATTTTTATAGAATAGATCAGAGCAGAGTTATTAACTCTCTTGCGTTTCGTAGGCTCCAATCTAAGACGCAAGTTCATGGAGTAAATGAAAGCGACTTTTTTAGAACAAGACTGACTCATTCTATGGAAGTAGCTCAAATTGGCAACTCCATTACCCATCGCCTAAAGTTTCTTGCTAGTAGGAGAGTCGATGATTGTTTGCAATGGATTCCCTCAACCTCTCTAATTGAAACAGTATGTTTAGCTCATGATCTAGGCCATCCTGCATTTGGTCACAATGGGGAGCGAACATTAAATTACTTTTTGCATAAGGATGGAGGGTTTGAAGGAAATGGACAGACTTTCAGGATACTTAGTAAGTTAGGTGAATATTCAAATAGCTATGGATATAATCTAACTAGAAGAACTCTATTGGGAGTTATTAAATATCCTGCAATTCATAGCCAACTCGAACGTCAGTATCCAAGTTCAGAGGCTCACTTGATTGATGATATTAGTAACTGGTCTCCTCCTAAGTGTATCCATGATACAGAGAAAGACACTCTGGATTGGGTACTGGATCCATTTAGTAGTAAAGATAAGGATTTATTCACTACTCCTATTGAGGTCAAGGGTAAATTAAAAACAAAATATAAATCTTTTGATACTAGTATCATGGAGTGTGCGGATGATATTGCCTATGGAATTCATGACCTTGAAGACGCGTTGGTCATGGGGTTATTACATAGAGAAGATGTATGCCAAAAACTCTGTAAGGAACTTGAAGCGCTGTCTTTATTTGTTAGTAGAAATTGGAATAAACCAGATAGAGACTATCTGTCTAAAAAACTTAAATCAGGCAGGCTGGAGGATACTAAAGCGGCAATTAGTTCAATAATCCATGTTCTTATTCTTGGTACCCGGATAGATAAAATCGAGGAATTCGAGGACCCGTTGCTGCATTTTCAATGTACGATGGATTCAGAGCGTTCCGAGATTCTTGATACATTTAAAGCATTTGTTTTCAAGGAAGTGATATCTCAGCCCTATGTTCAGACGCTTGAGTTTAAGGGCCAGAAAATTATAATTGATTTATTTTCAGCCTTAAAGTCAAAACCTTACTCTTTGCTGCCTCCAATCGTGCAGGAAAAAATAACAGATGAATTAAGTGTTGATCGTGTGATTGCTGATTACATATCATCAATGACAGATACAGAGGCATGTAAATTGTATCAGAGATTGTTCACGCCGGAACAGGGATCGATTTTTGCTCCTCTGGCTTAG
- a CDS encoding sigma-54-dependent transcriptional regulator, which produces MPRVLVVDDNQDILTACRLCLKPHVADVLTLANPTELMGVLKVNKVDLVLLDMNFTRDASSGEEGIFYLKQIIAAYPQLPVVMMTAYADVNLAVRAMHLGARDFIAKPWDNQQLIDAVAYVSDNKHTANKANPAIKSPEAPTLIGQSEPMQAVQRLMEKVASSDANVLILGESGTGKEVVAKSIHRMSQRSQQAFVAVDMGTLPDNLFESELFGYRKGAFTGAMRDSDGRIVHAHQGTLFLDELGNLPLVQQGKLLTVLQNREVTAVGALEAKAVDIRLICATNENLQQQVLDGKFRQDLFYRINTVEIHLPPLRERGEDIDLLLDYYCQQYAAHYGRGELSITASDRKWLRTYNWPGNVRELAHSVERAVVLADSDTLDFSQLARGSSAAMQEAAMPGTTTQGTAIQDASMHNNGAGEDEFLLEYVERKTIQQALQFYRGNVSHAAKALGLTRGAMYRRMEKYGL; this is translated from the coding sequence ATGCCTCGTGTTCTAGTAGTTGATGATAATCAGGATATTCTTACCGCGTGTCGGCTGTGTCTGAAGCCCCACGTTGCTGATGTGTTGACCCTTGCCAACCCAACGGAGTTAATGGGCGTGCTTAAGGTCAATAAGGTTGATTTGGTACTGCTGGATATGAATTTTACCCGCGATGCCAGTAGCGGTGAGGAAGGTATTTTTTACTTAAAGCAAATCATTGCCGCGTATCCGCAGCTCCCCGTTGTCATGATGACCGCCTACGCCGATGTGAACCTGGCCGTGCGCGCCATGCACCTGGGTGCCAGAGACTTCATCGCCAAACCCTGGGACAACCAGCAACTGATTGACGCCGTGGCTTATGTCAGTGACAACAAGCACACCGCAAACAAAGCAAACCCGGCAATAAAAAGCCCTGAAGCGCCCACTCTGATTGGCCAGAGCGAACCCATGCAGGCGGTGCAGCGTTTGATGGAGAAAGTCGCCAGCAGCGACGCCAATGTCTTGATTCTGGGAGAGAGCGGTACGGGTAAAGAGGTGGTTGCAAAATCCATCCATCGGATGTCGCAACGCAGCCAACAGGCCTTTGTTGCCGTCGACATGGGCACTCTGCCCGACAACCTCTTTGAGAGCGAACTTTTTGGCTATCGCAAAGGGGCTTTCACCGGCGCCATGCGTGACAGCGACGGGCGCATTGTGCATGCGCATCAGGGCACTTTATTTCTTGACGAGCTGGGGAATTTACCGCTGGTTCAGCAAGGCAAGTTGCTCACCGTTTTGCAAAACCGAGAGGTCACTGCGGTGGGGGCTCTGGAAGCCAAAGCTGTGGATATCCGTCTTATCTGCGCCACCAATGAAAACCTGCAGCAACAGGTGCTGGATGGCAAATTCCGACAGGATCTTTTTTATCGCATCAATACCGTAGAAATCCACCTGCCCCCGCTTCGCGAGCGCGGCGAGGACATTGACTTACTGCTCGATTATTATTGTCAGCAGTATGCCGCGCACTACGGACGGGGTGAGCTCAGCATCACAGCCTCTGATCGCAAATGGCTGCGTACCTACAATTGGCCCGGCAATGTGCGTGAACTGGCGCATAGCGTAGAGCGTGCAGTCGTGCTTGCCGACAGCGACACCCTCGACTTCTCGCAGCTCGCCCGTGGCTCTTCAGCTGCAATGCAGGAGGCGGCAATGCCTGGGACAACAACACAAGGGACAGCAATACAAGATGCTTCCATGCACAATAACGGCGCAGGCGAGGATGAGTTTTTGCTGGAGTACGTGGAGCGCAAAACCATTCAGCAGGCATTGCAGTTTTATCGGGGCAACGTCAGCCATGCCGCCAAAGCGCTGGGGCTCACCCGCGGCGCTATGTACCGGCGCATGGAGAAATACGGCTTATGA